One window of the Sciurus carolinensis chromosome 8, mSciCar1.2, whole genome shotgun sequence genome contains the following:
- the Tmub1 gene encoding transmembrane and ubiquitin-like domain-containing protein 1: MALIEGVGDEVTVLFAVLACLLVLALAWVSTHTAEGSDPLPQPPGTPVPAQPSEAMAATDSIRGEAPGAETPSLRHRGQAAQPEPGVTATPPPPDSPQEPLVLRLKFLNDSEQVARAWPHDTIGSLKRTQFPGREHQVRLIYQGQLLGDDSQTLGSLHLPPNCVLHCHVSTRVGSPHPPCPPGSEPGPSGLEIGSLLLPLLLLLLLLLWYCQIQYRPFFPLTATLGLAGFTLLLSLLAFAMYRP, encoded by the exons ATGGCCTTGATTGAAGGGGTGGGTGATGAGGTGACCGTCCTTTTTGCGGTGCTTGCCTGCCTTCTGGTGCTGGCCCTTGCCTGGGTCTCAACACACACCGCCGAGGGCTCCGATCCCCTGCCACAACCACCAGGGACTCCAGTGCCAGCACAACCCAGCGAAGCCATGGCAGCCACTGACAGCATCAGAGGAGAGGCTCCAGGGGCCGAGACTCCCAGCTTGAGACACAGAGGTCAAGCTGCACAGCCAGAGCCTGGAGTCACCGCAACACCACCACCCCCAGATTCCCCACAGGAGCCCCTAGTGCTACGGCTGAAATTCCTCAATGATTCGGAACAGGTGGCCAGAGCCTGGCCTCATGACACCATTGGTTCCTTAAAAAG GACCCAGTTTCCCGGCCGGGAACACCAGGTGCGACTCATCTACCAAGGCCAGCTGCTAGGAGACGACAGCCAGACACTGGGCAGCCTTCACCTCCCTCCCAACTGCGTTCTGCACTGCCATGTGTCAACGAGGGTCGGTTCCCCACATCCCCCCTGCCCACCGGGGTCAGAGCCAGGCCCCTCCGGGCTGGAAATCGGCagcctgctgctgcccctgctgctgctgctgctgctcctgctctgGTACTGCCAGATCCAGTACCGGCCCTTCTTTCCCCTGACCGCCACCCTGGGCCTAGCCGGCTTCACCCTGCTCCTCAGTCTCCTGGCCTTTGCCATGTACCGCCCATAG